One region of Elephas maximus indicus isolate mEleMax1 chromosome 23, mEleMax1 primary haplotype, whole genome shotgun sequence genomic DNA includes:
- the TBL1XR1 gene encoding F-box-like/WD repeat-containing protein TBL1XR1 isoform X2, whose protein sequence is MPDVVQTRQQAYRDKLAQQQAAAAAAAAAATNQQGSTKNGENTANGEENGAHTIANNHTDMMEVDGDVEIPPNKAVVLRGHESEVFICAWNPVSDLLASGSGDSTARIWNLSENSTSGSTQLVLRHCIREGGQDVPSNKDVTSLDWNSEGTLLATGSYDGFARIWTKDGNLASTLGQHKGPIFALKWNKKGNFILSAGVDKTTIIWDAHTGEAKQQFPFHSAPALDVDWQSNNTFASCSTDMCIHVCKLGQDRPIKTFQGHTNEVNAIKWDPTGNLLASCSDDMTLKIWSMKQDNCVHDLQAHNKEIYTIKWSPTGPGTSNPNANLMLASASFDSTVRLWDVDRGICIHTLTKHQEPVYSVAFSPDGRYLASGSFDKCVHIWNTQTGALVHSYRGTGGIFEVCWNAAGDKVGASASDGSVCVLDLRK, encoded by the exons ATGCCTGATGTAGTACAAACGAGACAACAAGCTTATAGAGATAAGCTTGCACAGCAGCAGGCCGCAGCTGCCGCAGCTGCCGCAGCTGCCACCAACCAACAAGGATCaacaaaaaatggagaaaacacagcAAATGGGGAGGAGAACGGAGCACATACCATAGCAA ACAACCATACTGACATGATGGAAGTCGATGGAGACGTCGAAATCCCCCCCAATAAGGCAGTGGTGTTACGGGGCCATGAATCTGAAGTTTTCATCTGTGCCTGGAACCCCGTTAGTGATCTCCTGGCATCGGG GTCTGGAGACTCAACTGCAAGAATATGGAATCTTAGTGAAAATAGCACGAGTGGCTCCACACAATTAGTACTTAGACATTGTATACGAGAAGGAGGGCAGGATGTCCCAAGCAACAAGGATGTAACATCTCTAGACTGGAAT AGTGAAGGTACACTTCTAGCAACTGGTTCATATGATGGATTTGCCAGAATATGGACTAAAGATG gTAACCTCGCCAGCACCTTGGGGCAGCATAAAGGCCCTATATTTGCATTAAAATGGAATAAGAAAGGAAATTTCATCCTGAGTGCTGGAGTAGACAAG ACGACAATTATTTGGGACGCACATACTGGTGAAGCCAAGCAACAGTTTCCTTTCCATTCAG CACCAGCGTTGGATGTTGACTGGCAGAGCAACAACACCTTTGCTTCCTGTAGTACAGATATGTGCATTCATGTCTGTAAATTAGGACAAGACAGACCTATTAAAACATTCCAGGGACACACG AATGAAGTAAATGCTATCAAATGGGACCCAACTGGCAATCTCCTGGCCTCGTGTTCTGATGACATGACTTTAAAG atatGGAGTATGAAACAAGACAATTGTGTCCATGATTTGCAAGCAcataataaagaaatttatactaTCAAATGGAGTCCAACAGGACCAGGGACAAGTAATCCAAATGCCAACCTTATGTTAGCAAg TGCATCCTTTGATTCTACTGTTAGGTTATGGGATGTAGACCGAGGGATTTGCATTCACACTTTGACAAAACACCAAGAGCCTGTATACAGTGTAGCCTTCAGTCCTGATGGCAGGTATCTGGCAAGTGGTTCTTTTGACAAATGTGTGCACATCTGGAACACACAG acaggtGCTCTAGTTCACAGCTATAGGGGAACAGGTGGAATTTTTGAAGTTTGCTGGAATGCAGCAGGAGACAAAGTTGGAGCCAGTGCATCAGATGGTTCA GTTTGTGTATTAGACCTTCGGAAATAG